In the genome of Gemmatimonadota bacterium, one region contains:
- a CDS encoding transposase gives MGRTRKAYAPEFRRRMVELVRAGRSPESLAKEFEPSANAIRIWAQQADRDEGRRSDGLTTPEREELRRLRRELRQVKMEREILAKATAWFARETGSIPSRGSDS, from the coding sequence ATGGGACGAACGAGGAAGGCATATGCACCGGAGTTTCGGCGCCGGATGGTCGAGCTTGTGCGAGCGGGGCGGAGCCCGGAGAGCTTGGCGAAGGAGTTCGAGCCGTCGGCAAACGCGATCCGGATCTGGGCACAGCAGGCGGACCGGGACGAGGGCCGGCGCAGCGACGGGCTGACGACGCCGGAGCGAGAGGAGCTGCGTCGGCTACGGCGTGAGCTCCGTCAGGTGAAGATGGAGCGGGAGATCTTGGCAAAAGCAACGGCCTGGTTCGCACGGGAGACCGGATCGATCCCCTCGAGGGGTTCCGATTCGTGA